The Bacillus vallismortis genome window below encodes:
- the pabC gene encoding aminodeoxychorismate lyase, which produces MIYVNGRYIEEKDAVLSPFDHGFLYGIGVFETFRLYEGCPFLFDWHIERLERALQDLQIEYTVSKHEILEMLDKLLWLNDIRDGNARVRLNISAGISDKGFVAQTYDNPTVLCIVNQLKPESLPFQKEGKVLSIRRNTPEGPFRLKSHHYLNNMYAKREIGNDPRIEGIFLTEDGAVAEGIISNVFWRKGSCIYTPSIDTGILDGVTRRFVIENAKKIGLELKTGRYELEALLTADEAWMTNSILEIIPFTKIEEVNYAGQNGEAASALQTLYKKEIKNMIHEKGGREWRGKR; this is translated from the coding sequence ATGATATATGTTAACGGCCGGTATATAGAGGAGAAAGATGCAGTTCTTTCTCCTTTTGACCATGGATTTTTATATGGGATCGGTGTTTTCGAAACCTTCAGGCTCTACGAAGGCTGCCCATTTTTGTTTGATTGGCATATAGAAAGGCTTGAGCGTGCGCTTCAGGATCTGCAAATCGAATATACTGTTTCAAAGCATGAGATTCTTGAGATGCTGGACAAGCTGCTTTGGCTGAATGATATCAGGGATGGCAATGCCCGCGTCAGATTGAACATATCAGCCGGAATCAGCGATAAAGGCTTTGTTGCCCAGACTTACGATAACCCAACCGTTTTATGCATTGTGAACCAGCTGAAACCAGAAAGCCTTCCATTCCAAAAAGAAGGCAAGGTTTTATCGATACGCAGAAACACACCAGAAGGGCCGTTCCGGTTAAAATCTCATCATTATTTAAATAATATGTATGCGAAAAGGGAAATCGGAAATGATCCGCGTATCGAAGGGATTTTCTTAACGGAGGATGGAGCTGTCGCGGAGGGCATCATATCGAATGTTTTCTGGAGAAAAGGGAGCTGCATCTACACTCCGTCAATTGACACAGGTATTCTGGACGGCGTCACGAGACGTTTTGTCATTGAAAATGCAAAGAAAATAGGACTGGAGCTTAAAACGGGCCGATACGAGCTGGAAGCTCTTTTGACAGCTGACGAAGCGTGGATGACAAACTCGATTCTGGAAATCATCCCGTTTACTAAAATAGAAGAAGTAAACTATGCGGGCCAAAACGGAGAAGCTGCCTCTGCTCTTCAAACGCTTTACAAAAAAGAAATAAAGAACATGATTCATGAAAAGGGAGGAAGAGAATGGCGCGGCAAACGATAG
- the folP gene encoding dihydropteroate synthase, with protein MARQTIDQTQVIHTKPSALSYKEKTLVMGILNVTPDSFSDGGKYDSLDKALMHAKEMIEDGAHIIDIGGESTRPGAEYVSEDEEMSRVIPVIERITKELGVPISVDTYKASVADEAVKAGASIINDIWGAKHDPKMASVAAEHNVPIVLMHNRPEKNYNDLLPDMLSDLLESVKIAVEAGVEEKNIILDPGIGFAKTYHDNLAVMNKLEIFSGLGYPVLLATSRKRFIGRVLDLPPEERTEGTGATVCLGIQKGCDIVRVHDVKQIARMAKMMDAMLNKGGEHHG; from the coding sequence ATGGCGCGGCAAACGATAGACCAAACACAAGTAATCCACACTAAGCCCAGCGCTTTATCATATAAAGAGAAGACACTGGTAATGGGTATTTTAAACGTAACGCCTGACTCTTTCTCGGACGGCGGAAAATATGACAGCTTGGACAAGGCGTTGATGCACGCGAAAGAGATGATCGAGGACGGTGCCCATATCATTGATATCGGAGGAGAATCCACAAGGCCCGGCGCCGAGTATGTGTCAGAGGATGAGGAGATGTCCAGAGTGATTCCTGTGATTGAGCGGATCACAAAAGAACTGGGCGTGCCGATTTCTGTAGATACGTACAAGGCTTCTGTCGCAGATGAAGCTGTTAAAGCCGGTGCATCCATCATCAATGATATTTGGGGAGCGAAACATGATCCGAAGATGGCTTCTGTTGCAGCTGAACACAATGTTCCGATTGTCCTCATGCATAACCGACCAGAGAAAAATTACAATGACTTATTACCGGATATGCTATCGGACTTATTGGAGAGTGTGAAAATCGCTGTTGAGGCCGGTGTGGAGGAGAAGAACATCATTCTTGATCCGGGAATCGGTTTCGCGAAAACCTATCACGATAATTTGGCAGTGATGAACAAACTCGAAATTTTCAGCGGACTGGGGTATCCGGTGCTTTTGGCAACCTCCCGAAAAAGATTCATCGGACGTGTTCTGGATCTTCCGCCTGAGGAGCGGACTGAGGGCACAGGTGCGACTGTGTGTCTCGGCATTCAAAAAGGCTGTGACATTGTCAGGGTCCATGACGTAAAACAAATTGCCAGAATGGCGAAAATGATGGACGCGATGCTGAATAAGGGAGGGGAGCACCATGGATAA
- the folB gene encoding dihydroneopterin aldolase translates to MDKVYVEGMEFYGYHGVFKEENKLGQRFKVDLTAELDLSKAGQTDDLEQTINYAELYHVCKDIVEGEPVKLVETLAERIAETVLEKFQPVQQCTVKVIKPDPPIPGHYKSVAVEITRKKS, encoded by the coding sequence ATGGATAAGGTCTATGTAGAAGGCATGGAGTTTTATGGATATCACGGTGTGTTCAAAGAAGAAAATAAGCTTGGTCAGCGGTTTAAAGTTGATTTAACCGCTGAGCTGGATTTAAGCAAAGCAGGACAAACAGACGACCTTGAACAAACGATCAACTATGCTGAGCTCTATCACGTATGTAAAGATATCGTAGAAGGGGAGCCTGTCAAATTGGTGGAAACGCTGGCGGAACGTATTGCTGAAACTGTTCTTGAGAAATTTCAGCCGGTGCAGCAATGTACTGTGAAAGTCATTAAACCCGATCCGCCAATTCCCGGACACTATAAATCAGTAGCGGTTGAAATCACGAGAAAAAAATCATGA
- the folK gene encoding 2-amino-4-hydroxy-6-hydroxymethyldihydropteridine diphosphokinase produces the protein MNNIAYIALGSNIGDRETYLRQAVALLHQHDAVTVTKVSSIYETDPVGYEDQDEFLNMAVEIKTSLNPFELLELTQHIENELGRTREVRWGPRTADLDILLFNRENIETERLIVPHPRMYERMFVLAPLVEICPQVEKEATSAETDQEGVRVWKQKSGVDEFVHSES, from the coding sequence ATGAACAACATAGCTTATATTGCGCTTGGGTCTAATATTGGAGATAGAGAAACGTATTTAAGGCAAGCGGTGGCATTGCTTCACCAGCATGATGCGGTGACAGTGACTAAAGTATCCTCTATTTACGAAACTGACCCGGTCGGATACGAAGATCAAGATGAATTTTTGAATATGGCTGTTGAAATCAAGACGTCGCTGAACCCTTTTGAACTTCTTGAACTGACGCAGCATATAGAAAATGAGTTAGGCAGAACAAGGGAAGTGAGATGGGGACCGCGGACGGCAGACCTTGACATTTTGCTGTTTAATCGTGAAAATATTGAAACAGAGCGACTAATTGTTCCGCACCCGAGAATGTATGAGCGTATGTTTGTCCTTGCTCCGCTTGTGGAAATTTGCCCGCAGGTTGAAAAAGAGGCAACAAGCGCGGAAACAGACCAAGAAGGTGTAAGAGTATGGAAGCAGAAATCTGGGGTAGACGAATTCGTGCATTCAGAAAGCTGA
- a CDS encoding helix-turn-helix domain-containing protein, producing MEAEIWGRRIRAFRKLKGYTQEEFAKALGISVSILGEIERGNRLPSAAIIQGAAGVLNISADELAPPEKDNK from the coding sequence ATGGAAGCAGAAATCTGGGGTAGACGAATTCGTGCATTCAGAAAGCTGAAAGGTTATACTCAAGAAGAATTTGCAAAAGCGTTAGGTATATCAGTTTCTATTCTCGGCGAAATTGAACGCGGAAACCGATTGCCGTCAGCTGCCATCATTCAAGGTGCAGCAGGTGTTTTAAATATAAGCGCGGACGAATTAGCGCCGCCAGAAAAAGATAACAAATGA
- the dusB gene encoding tRNA dihydrouridine synthase DusB encodes MFKIGDIELKNRVVLAPMAGVCNSAFRLTVKEFGAGLVCAEMVSDKAILYNNARTMGMLYIDEREKPLSLQIFGGKKENLVEAAKFVDQNTTADIIDINMGCPVPKITKCDAGAKWLLDPDKIYEMVSAVVDAVDKPVTVKMRMGWDEDHIYAIKNAQAVERAGGKAVALHGRTRVQMYEGTANWDIIKEVKQSVSIPVIGNGDVKTPQDAKRMLEETGVDGVMIGRAALGNPWMIYRTVQYLETGELKEEPQVREKMAVCKLHLDRLINLKGENVAVREMRKHAAWYLKGVKGNAKVRNEINHCETREELVQLLDAFTVEVEAKELQDAKVG; translated from the coding sequence ATGTTTAAAATCGGTGATATTGAATTGAAAAACCGTGTTGTGCTTGCCCCGATGGCTGGTGTCTGCAACTCGGCATTCAGATTGACTGTAAAGGAATTCGGTGCTGGATTGGTATGCGCTGAAATGGTCAGTGACAAAGCGATCCTTTACAACAATGCAAGAACCATGGGTATGCTTTACATTGATGAACGTGAAAAACCGCTCAGCCTTCAAATTTTCGGAGGAAAAAAGGAAAACCTTGTGGAAGCGGCAAAGTTTGTAGACCAAAACACAACTGCTGATATTATTGATATTAATATGGGATGTCCTGTACCAAAAATTACAAAATGTGATGCGGGAGCGAAATGGCTTCTCGATCCTGATAAGATTTACGAAATGGTTTCTGCAGTAGTGGATGCGGTTGATAAACCAGTTACAGTGAAAATGAGAATGGGCTGGGATGAAGACCACATTTACGCAATAAAAAACGCACAAGCTGTAGAACGTGCGGGCGGAAAAGCAGTTGCGCTTCACGGCCGGACAAGGGTGCAGATGTACGAAGGAACGGCAAACTGGGACATCATCAAAGAAGTAAAACAATCAGTATCGATTCCGGTTATCGGAAACGGAGATGTCAAAACGCCGCAAGATGCTAAGCGTATGCTTGAGGAAACAGGAGTAGACGGTGTCATGATTGGACGGGCCGCACTGGGCAATCCGTGGATGATTTACCGTACGGTTCAATACCTTGAAACAGGTGAATTAAAAGAAGAGCCGCAAGTACGCGAAAAAATGGCGGTATGCAAACTACACCTTGACCGCCTGATTAACTTAAAAGGTGAAAACGTAGCGGTAAGAGAAATGAGAAAACACGCTGCTTGGTATCTAAAAGGTGTAAAAGGCAATGCAAAGGTTCGTAATGAAATCAATCATTGCGAGACAAGAGAAGAGCTTGTACAGCTTTTAGATGCATTTACTGTTGAAGTTGAGGCAAAAGAGCTTCAAGACGCAAAAGTAGGATAA
- the lysS gene encoding lysine--tRNA ligase, with protein sequence MSQEEQNHEELNDQLQVRRDKMNQLRDNGIDPFGERFERTHQSQEVISAYQDLTKEELEEKAIEVTIAGRMMTKRGKGKAGFAHLQDLEGQIQIYVRKDSVGDEQYEVFKSSDLGDLIGVTGKVFKTNVGELSVKATSFELLTKALRPLPDKYHGLKDVEQRYRQRYLDLIVNPDSKHTFIARSKIIQAMRRYLDDHGYLEVETPTMHSIPGGASARPFITHHNALDIPLYMRIAIELHLKRLIVGGLEKVYEIGRVFRNEGVSTRHNPEFTMIELYEAYADYKDIMSLTENLVAHIAQEVLGTTTIQYGEEQIDLKPEWKRIHMVDAVKEATGVDFWEEVSVEQAREYAKEHGVEIKDSMTVGHIINEFFEQKIEETLIQPTFIYGHPVEISPLAKKNPEDPRFTDRFELFIVGREHANAFTELNDPIDQRERFEAQLKEREAGNDEAHLMDEDFVEALEYGMPPTGGLGIGIDRLVMLLTNAPSIRDVLLFPQMRQR encoded by the coding sequence ATGAGTCAAGAAGAGCAAAACCATGAAGAATTGAACGACCAGCTGCAAGTCAGACGCGATAAAATGAATCAGCTGAGAGATAACGGCATTGATCCGTTCGGTGAACGTTTTGAGAGAACTCATCAGTCTCAGGAAGTTATTTCGGCATATCAAGATCTAACCAAAGAAGAGTTGGAAGAAAAAGCGATTGAAGTTACAATCGCAGGCCGTATGATGACAAAACGCGGCAAAGGAAAAGCCGGCTTTGCGCATCTTCAGGACTTAGAAGGCCAAATCCAAATCTACGTAAGAAAAGACAGTGTTGGTGACGAGCAATACGAAGTCTTCAAGTCTTCTGACCTCGGTGATCTTATCGGCGTGACCGGAAAAGTCTTCAAAACAAATGTAGGCGAATTGTCTGTTAAAGCAACTTCTTTTGAATTGCTGACAAAAGCGCTTCGTCCGCTTCCTGACAAATACCATGGTTTGAAAGATGTTGAGCAGCGCTATCGTCAGCGCTACTTGGACCTTATCGTAAATCCAGACAGCAAACATACGTTCATCGCACGAAGCAAGATCATTCAAGCTATGAGAAGATACCTTGATGATCACGGATACTTAGAAGTAGAAACACCAACAATGCACAGCATTCCTGGGGGCGCTTCTGCACGTCCGTTTATCACCCATCACAATGCGTTAGATATTCCGCTCTATATGCGCATCGCAATCGAATTGCACCTAAAACGTTTGATTGTCGGCGGATTAGAAAAAGTATATGAAATCGGCCGTGTTTTCCGTAATGAAGGTGTCTCTACACGTCATAACCCTGAATTCACGATGATTGAGTTATATGAAGCATACGCGGACTATAAAGATATCATGAGCTTAACTGAAAACCTCGTTGCTCATATCGCCCAAGAAGTGCTTGGAACAACTACGATCCAATACGGGGAAGAACAAATCGACCTTAAACCGGAATGGAAAAGAATCCACATGGTTGATGCGGTCAAAGAAGCGACTGGCGTTGATTTCTGGGAAGAGGTTTCTGTTGAACAAGCGCGTGAATATGCAAAAGAACATGGCGTAGAGATTAAAGATTCTATGACAGTAGGCCATATCATTAACGAGTTCTTCGAACAAAAAATTGAAGAAACGCTTATTCAGCCAACGTTTATCTACGGACACCCTGTAGAAATCTCTCCTCTTGCTAAGAAAAATCCTGAGGACCCGCGTTTCACAGACCGTTTTGAACTGTTTATCGTTGGCCGTGAACATGCAAACGCGTTTACTGAGCTGAACGATCCTATTGATCAAAGAGAGCGCTTTGAAGCGCAATTAAAAGAACGTGAAGCCGGTAACGATGAAGCTCATTTAATGGATGAAGACTTTGTTGAAGCTCTGGAATACGGTATGCCGCCAACAGGAGGTTTAGGCATCGGTATTGACCGTCTGGTTATGCTGCTGACCAATGCACCTTCTATTCGCGATGTGCTGTTATTCCCGCAAATGAGACAGCGTTAA